In the genome of Spirochaetia bacterium, one region contains:
- a CDS encoding fructose-bisphosphate aldolase, with translation MGILLDCADVNLIEDIFAWCPLDGVVTNPVMIEAQGRDEFFRLLSDIRKLIGYDRELHVQVVAADKEGMIKDAERLVAELGKDIHVEVPVTKDGLAVIGELSIEGFKVTATAVFSVMQGLLAANAGAKAIAVYYNELEEFGANATETIFDLSRLLSSTYSGAQVLATSFKNINQVFSACSNGAGSCSLPPSILLDCVSSMSTQKTMATFAAAWQRMYGTKNIFQL, from the coding sequence ATGGGAATATTATTGGATTGTGCGGATGTGAATTTGATAGAAGATATCTTTGCCTGGTGTCCTCTTGATGGTGTGGTGACAAATCCTGTGATGATAGAAGCACAGGGAAGGGATGAATTCTTCCGATTGCTGTCTGATATAAGGAAGTTGATAGGTTATGACAGGGAATTGCATGTGCAGGTAGTGGCAGCGGACAAGGAAGGAATGATCAAGGATGCAGAGAGATTGGTTGCTGAACTTGGAAAAGACATCCATGTAGAGGTTCCTGTGACAAAGGATGGTTTGGCTGTTATCGGTGAATTATCCATTGAAGGCTTCAAAGTTACGGCTACGGCAGTTTTTTCAGTAATGCAAGGGCTCCTTGCTGCCAATGCAGGAGCCAAGGCAATTGCTGTATATTACAACGAACTTGAGGAATTTGGGGCCAATGCGACTGAGACCATATTTGATTTGTCCCGGTTGCTTTCCAGCACCTATAGCGGTGCACAGGTATTGGCTACGTCTTTTAAAAATATCAACCAGGTTTTTTCTGCTTGTTCCAACGGAGCCGGTTCCTGTTCCTTGCCTCCTTCAATCCTGTTGGATTGTGTGTCTTCAATGTCTACACAAAAGACAATGGCGACCTTCGCAGCTGCATGGCAAAGGATGTATGGGACAAAGAATATTTTCCAACTATAA
- a CDS encoding rhamnulokinase — MEKLHVAVDLGGSHGRLFVGGAGHPLEKVYEFQTCYGVIGQNVYWEILGMFQNIKKGLGVAFAKYGDDIVSMGFDTWGVDYGLLDRTGQLIGLPYHFRDPRTLSVIDEVLEKAGGEETIYKATGIDKESFNTVYQLYETKKNRPEIFGTVAHYLSVPDLFGYWFTGVMESERTHASTTQLYDPFSGDWNRTLMKKLGFNEDIFSPIVSSGTVRGNLLPSVQKEIGCGKHVVFINSAEHDTASAVSTIAGETDGHTMFISSGTWSLVGCLLDVPLTTKAAYDKRFTNEVAASGRITFLRNIMGMLIQHECLHAWEEKEHAAISLQALDEATWRERDFVSAIDPLDDSFMLPNSLGGPMPERISRWCRIHGMSVPSNKGQFMVATYKGLAAAYCDSLKELESLTGKSFNTVHIIGGGSKNRILDQWTADRCNLKVIAGPAEASSVGNVIQQMKASGEIASVSEGLSLLGEDKGRITYTPYQEE; from the coding sequence ATGGAAAAACTTCATGTGGCGGTAGATCTGGGAGGTTCTCATGGACGTTTGTTTGTCGGAGGTGCCGGTCATCCCCTTGAAAAGGTATATGAATTCCAGACTTGCTATGGAGTCATAGGACAGAATGTTTATTGGGAAATCCTAGGGATGTTCCAGAATATAAAGAAAGGACTGGGCGTTGCTTTTGCAAAATATGGGGATGATATAGTATCCATGGGGTTTGATACGTGGGGTGTCGACTACGGCCTGCTTGACAGAACCGGTCAGTTGATTGGATTACCCTATCATTTCAGGGATCCCAGGACTCTTTCCGTCATCGATGAAGTCCTTGAAAAAGCAGGGGGAGAGGAGACAATCTATAAGGCCACGGGAATAGACAAAGAGTCTTTCAATACGGTGTACCAACTGTATGAAACAAAGAAAAACCGTCCTGAAATCTTCGGCACTGTCGCCCATTACCTGTCTGTTCCTGACCTTTTCGGCTATTGGTTTACCGGTGTGATGGAAAGTGAAAGGACCCACGCCAGTACTACCCAGCTCTATGACCCTTTTTCCGGTGATTGGAACCGGACCTTGATGAAGAAGCTAGGCTTCAATGAGGATATCTTCTCTCCTATTGTTTCGTCCGGTACGGTAAGGGGCAATCTGCTCCCTTCCGTACAAAAGGAAATAGGCTGTGGTAAGCATGTTGTCTTTATAAACAGTGCAGAACATGATACCGCCTCGGCTGTTTCCACAATTGCCGGAGAAACGGATGGGCATACAATGTTCATTTCAAGCGGGACCTGGTCTTTGGTGGGCTGTCTTCTGGATGTTCCTTTGACGACGAAAGCTGCCTATGACAAACGCTTTACCAATGAAGTTGCGGCTTCAGGCAGGATTACGTTCCTGCGCAACATCATGGGAATGTTGATACAACACGAATGTCTGCACGCTTGGGAGGAAAAGGAACATGCCGCCATATCTTTGCAGGCTCTCGATGAAGCTACATGGAGGGAACGGGATTTTGTTTCTGCAATAGATCCTTTGGATGACAGCTTTATGTTGCCCAATTCCTTGGGAGGTCCGATGCCGGAGAGAATAAGCCGGTGGTGCAGAATACACGGGATGTCGGTTCCTTCCAACAAAGGGCAGTTCATGGTTGCCACTTACAAAGGCTTGGCTGCTGCTTATTGTGATTCACTTAAAGAACTTGAATCTCTGACAGGGAAGAGTTTCAACACAGTCCATATCATAGGTGGTGGGTCAAAGAACCGCATATTGGATCAATGGACTGCAGATAGATGCAATCTGAAAGTCATTGCAGGTCCTGCGGAAGCTTCTTCCGTAGGGAATGTCATACAACAGATGAAGGCATCGGGAGAAATAGCTTCTGTAAGCGAAGGCTTGTCACTTTTGGGAGAAGACAAAGGTCGGATAACTTATACACCGTATCAGGAGGAGTAA
- a CDS encoding DeoR/GlpR family DNA-binding transcription regulator, with the protein MNDLTQRQKMILDLVENPNGIKVTELGEMLHVSAVTIRSELRSLERENLVYRSGGCVYSNVCLPIRFRFNTHMAEKTAIAKEAATLVSDNQSMLICHGSTCSMLVNYLDSDYKLKIVTNSTLILDLARSNRNLEVTILGGKFYPLLDATLGSHVVDQVDDYYVDTFFMGADGLSADFGVSTILEENVALFKHMASHAGKKVLLADSSKLNKKGIYRILSLDELDCLIIDSGCPSDFVHQVREKGIEVRLVEAMRGGA; encoded by the coding sequence ATGAATGATTTGACCCAACGGCAGAAAATGATATTGGATCTTGTGGAAAATCCCAATGGGATCAAAGTCACTGAACTAGGCGAAATGCTTCATGTTTCTGCGGTTACAATCAGGAGTGAGCTAAGGTCCTTGGAAAGGGAAAACTTGGTATATCGCAGCGGTGGCTGTGTCTATAGCAATGTCTGTTTGCCGATTCGTTTCCGCTTCAATACCCATATGGCGGAGAAGACTGCCATTGCAAAGGAAGCAGCAACTCTTGTCAGCGACAACCAGTCCATGCTTATCTGCCATGGGAGTACCTGTTCCATGCTGGTGAATTATCTGGATTCTGATTATAAGCTTAAAATAGTCACCAATTCTACTTTGATACTTGATTTGGCAAGAAGCAATAGAAACCTTGAAGTGACCATCTTGGGTGGTAAGTTCTACCCGTTGTTGGATGCGACCTTGGGAAGCCATGTGGTTGACCAGGTTGATGATTACTATGTTGATACTTTTTTTATGGGAGCTGACGGACTTTCTGCTGACTTCGGAGTCTCGACTATCCTTGAAGAAAATGTTGCTCTTTTCAAGCATATGGCTTCGCATGCCGGGAAAAAGGTACTTCTTGCTGATTCTTCAAAACTGAACAAGAAAGGAATCTATAGGATACTTTCACTTGATGAGTTGGACTGTCTCATCATTGATTCCGGTTGTCCGTCTGATTTTGTTCATCAAGTAAGAGAGAAGGGAATTGAGGTCCGTCTGGTAGAAGCTATGAGAGGAGGAGCGTAG
- a CDS encoding class II aldolase/adducin family protein gives MVADYMVRLYDRHLTTASGGNISLRLNSDYFCITPSALDKGNLEKDQIAIVKFDGTNMTPDLKLSIETGMHRMILLARPDMQAIVHAHPVYACAFASSMETELTSKYTAEAYWVIRDIVNVPYQLMGSKELAVAVSQEAKKHTVMLMQNHGAIAAGTSLLNAFDKMELLERAAQMQIICQSIPGSRTLTEAQCEVLRNWP, from the coding sequence ATGGTTGCTGATTACATGGTACGGCTCTATGACAGGCATCTGACTACTGCCAGTGGAGGAAACATTTCATTAAGGCTGAATTCTGATTATTTTTGCATTACACCATCAGCTCTTGATAAAGGAAATCTCGAAAAAGATCAGATTGCTATTGTGAAATTTGATGGCACTAATATGACTCCGGATCTCAAGCTCAGTATCGAAACAGGAATGCATCGGATGATACTTTTGGCACGGCCGGATATGCAGGCTATAGTCCATGCGCATCCTGTCTATGCCTGTGCTTTCGCTTCTTCCATGGAAACGGAACTTACAAGCAAATATACAGCTGAGGCATATTGGGTCATAAGGGATATTGTGAATGTTCCTTATCAACTTATGGGAAGCAAGGAACTGGCTGTCGCTGTTTCACAGGAAGCCAAGAAACATACTGTGATGCTGATGCAGAATCACGGGGCAATAGCTGCAGGGACATCCCTTCTGAATGCTTTCGATAAAATGGAATTGCTGGAGAGGGCAGCCCAGATGCAGATTATCTGTCAGAGTATCCCAGGTAGCAGGACGCTGACTGAAGCACAATGTGAAGTACTGAGGAATTGGCCGTAG
- a CDS encoding polysaccharide biosynthesis C-terminal domain-containing protein, which translates to MGKESSLQSNPLATEPIGKLIVTYAVPCVISLVVNGLYNIVDQIFIGRAVGYLGNTATNVVFPLTILCVALGVLFGDGTATYLNLKLGEGRREDANKGVANGILMSVTATIIFLVVSAVFLKPIIKLFGCTETAEPYALGYGSIVLIGFPFVMISTTLNSIIRADGNPKLAMISLAFGAVLNTILDPIFIFVLGWGVQGAAFATIIGQIVAFFVSLSYMHKWKSVSLQRKNFHFSPRHCKSIVLLGVSSFINQMATVIMMAVINNMLVKYGSLSRYGTDIPLAAMGITLKVNQIFIFVVVGIATGA; encoded by the coding sequence ATGGGAAAAGAATCTTCATTGCAATCCAACCCTTTGGCAACTGAACCCATCGGAAAATTGATAGTAACATATGCTGTTCCTTGTGTTATATCTCTTGTCGTCAACGGTCTTTACAATATTGTAGACCAGATCTTCATTGGAAGGGCGGTGGGGTATCTTGGCAATACGGCTACCAATGTCGTATTTCCCCTGACAATTCTTTGTGTGGCATTGGGAGTACTTTTTGGGGATGGGACTGCAACATATCTCAACTTGAAGCTTGGAGAAGGGCGCAGGGAAGATGCAAACAAAGGTGTAGCAAATGGCATACTTATGTCTGTGACTGCTACTATCATATTTTTGGTAGTGTCGGCAGTCTTTCTCAAGCCGATCATCAAGTTATTTGGTTGCACAGAAACTGCCGAACCTTATGCATTGGGTTATGGAAGCATCGTGCTGATCGGTTTTCCGTTTGTCATGATATCCACTACGTTGAATTCCATTATAAGAGCAGATGGAAACCCTAAACTTGCCATGATCTCTTTGGCTTTCGGTGCCGTACTCAATACGATTCTTGATCCGATATTTATTTTTGTCCTTGGCTGGGGCGTACAGGGTGCTGCATTCGCTACTATCATCGGGCAGATTGTTGCTTTTTTTGTTTCTCTTTCCTATATGCATAAATGGAAATCAGTCAGCTTGCAACGGAAAAATTTCCATTTCAGTCCAAGACATTGCAAGTCTATTGTGCTACTTGGCGTTTCCAGTTTCATCAATCAAATGGCAACCGTCATCATGATGGCAGTTATAAATAACATGCTGGTCAAATATGGCAGTCTATCCCGCTACGGAACTGATATTCCTTTGGCTGCAATGGGAATTACATTGAAAGTCAACCAGATATTTATTTTTGTAGTCGTCGGTATTGCCACGGGAGCCTAG
- a CDS encoding MarR family transcriptional regulator, whose translation MCENPGVSQEQISEMLKIDKGSVARTIKQFAKEEYITRMVSQEDRRQYCIYPTEKAREIYTKIQGLAVQSESRLVQNFTDIEREILKNLLDKVIGNICT comes from the coding sequence ATCTGTGAAAACCCGGGAGTCTCCCAAGAACAAATATCTGAAATGCTAAAAATTGACAAAGGGTCTGTTGCAAGGACAATCAAGCAGTTTGCAAAAGAAGAATATATCACCCGCATGGTTTCACAGGAAGATAGGAGACAATACTGTATATATCCTACGGAAAAAGCCCGAGAAATATACACAAAGATCCAGGGTCTTGCAGTCCAAAGTGAAAGCAGACTGGTCCAAAACTTTACGGATATAGAAAGGGAAATACTGAAGAACCTTCTGGATAAAGTAATCGGCAATATCTGTACATAG
- a CDS encoding DUF2589 domain-containing protein, which translates to MGILHGKNSSRAGVDLSEVVKGMQHAVNEAQKTLEAQNLKSLLRFFYSDGDPKTVDLHLKDKKRLEIPLVTLANHNSLRIEHLTMEFEAQIEQVGISDTEELRNALKASNSLDGKDLDDNAENDNTASFSIGFSGQPHSNTVQVKIEFTSEKQTEGLARIMDEYDKLITPYTASDDGQDTSPWQGHDDEKPSADDK; encoded by the coding sequence ATGGGTATTTTACATGGAAAAAACTCCTCAAGAGCAGGAGTTGACCTTTCGGAAGTCGTAAAAGGCATGCAACATGCCGTCAATGAAGCACAGAAAACCCTGGAAGCACAGAATCTCAAGTCCTTGCTACGTTTTTTCTATAGTGACGGGGACCCAAAAACCGTTGACCTGCATCTGAAAGACAAGAAACGACTGGAAATACCTCTGGTGACATTGGCAAACCACAATTCGCTGCGAATCGAACATCTCACAATGGAATTCGAAGCACAGATCGAACAAGTAGGTATAAGCGACACAGAGGAGCTGCGCAATGCGCTCAAAGCATCAAATTCACTTGATGGTAAAGATCTTGATGACAACGCAGAAAATGACAATACAGCTTCCTTTTCCATTGGTTTTTCAGGGCAGCCTCACAGCAATACCGTCCAAGTCAAAATTGAATTTACTTCAGAAAAACAAACCGAAGGCCTTGCAAGGATCATGGACGAATACGACAAACTGATTACCCCTTATACAGCATCAGATGACGGACAGGATACCTCTCCCTGGCAAGGACACGATGATGAGAAACCGTCTGCTGACGATAAATGA
- a CDS encoding DUF2589 domain-containing protein: MSEIAKMMGGLPMSELIGGPLVSVVSAQTDLAHVMIGYVNDVGFEDVDSGKARILEFNIKKPVISDDQVTTTDMTIQAPILGLLPIPALLVDHVSIDFQMEVTASSEEKSNTAAEASASASGKFWGCSYSVSGKVSTSKENTRSTNQTAKYQVHVEANQQPQTECLGKLMDMFSTCTEAIKIGNTTEAV; the protein is encoded by the coding sequence ATGAGTGAAATTGCTAAGATGATGGGCGGATTGCCCATGAGCGAGTTGATCGGCGGTCCACTGGTTTCCGTAGTATCAGCACAGACAGACTTGGCACACGTGATGATCGGCTATGTAAATGACGTAGGATTCGAAGATGTAGACTCGGGCAAAGCACGGATTCTTGAATTCAACATCAAGAAACCTGTAATTTCCGATGATCAGGTCACGACGACGGACATGACTATCCAAGCACCTATACTCGGATTGCTTCCTATTCCTGCATTGCTGGTCGACCATGTGTCCATTGATTTTCAAATGGAAGTTACGGCAAGTTCTGAAGAAAAATCAAATACTGCAGCAGAAGCCTCAGCAAGCGCATCCGGAAAATTCTGGGGATGCAGCTACTCCGTGTCAGGAAAGGTTTCCACAAGCAAGGAAAACACCCGTTCTACCAACCAGACAGCAAAATACCAAGTACATGTAGAAGCAAATCAACAACCGCAGACTGAATGTCTCGGCAAGTTGATGGACATGTTTTCTACCTGTACAGAAGCCATCAAGATCGGCAACACCACTGAAGCTGTCTGA
- a CDS encoding DUF2589 domain-containing protein, giving the protein MDNQKGIRNAIADVPIEQLIAAPFKAAIEAQRQLAQSTVDFISSVGMEKGKTKTISFGLTSPENGESMEIKAPVLALVPLPELAIEEMNIDFQMEVTATDKVEQEDREEQVAVSGKVTSSATGTRETNQSAKYQIHVKAKKQEPPEGLSRILDLLATSVGAAKEEKT; this is encoded by the coding sequence ATGGATAATCAGAAAGGTATACGCAATGCCATAGCGGATGTTCCGATTGAGCAACTGATAGCAGCTCCATTCAAGGCAGCCATAGAAGCCCAACGGCAACTCGCACAAAGTACAGTAGATTTTATCTCTTCTGTCGGAATGGAAAAAGGAAAAACCAAGACCATTTCCTTTGGACTTACTTCACCGGAAAATGGAGAATCCATGGAAATCAAGGCACCGGTCCTAGCTCTTGTCCCTTTGCCGGAACTTGCAATTGAAGAAATGAACATAGATTTTCAAATGGAAGTTACTGCAACGGATAAGGTCGAACAAGAAGACAGGGAAGAACAAGTTGCCGTTTCAGGAAAAGTTACTTCAAGTGCAACAGGAACAAGGGAAACAAACCAAAGTGCAAAGTACCAGATCCACGTCAAGGCAAAGAAACAAGAACCTCCGGAAGGTTTAAGCCGCATCCTTGATTTGCTGGCAACTTCTGTGGGAGCAGCAAAGGAGGAAAAAACATGA
- a CDS encoding helix-turn-helix domain-containing protein: protein MLDFGTFPKKHLALLSRRRLEERFLKARGRTLLEEVVTVRLAKSEHLLRETDDKIENIWTSYGFGSAQRFFHLFKAKHGVTPNAWRKNQRL from the coding sequence ATGCTAGACTTTGGCACCTTTCCAAAGAAGCACTTGGCCCTTTTAAGTAGAAGACGACTTGAAGAAAGGTTCTTAAAAGCTAGGGGAAGGACATTGCTGGAGGAAGTCGTTACGGTAAGGCTTGCGAAGTCAGAACATCTTCTTAGGGAAACCGATGACAAAATTGAAAATATCTGGACTAGCTACGGCTTCGGATCTGCCCAGCGCTTTTTCCATCTGTTCAAAGCAAAGCACGGTGTAACACCTAACGCATGGAGAAAAAATCAAAGGCTATAA
- the fucU gene encoding L-fucose mutarotase codes for MLKGISPVISPELLCELSNMGHGDELIISDAFFPAYTVNNNVLRADGIPATELLEGILHLINADECVEEPFVMMEATKGDSFDPKVEKDYQKIIDTLSPHINKIGKIGRFEFYDRAKNAYLVVVSGEMRKYGNILIKKGVTPWK; via the coding sequence ATGCTAAAAGGAATTTCTCCGGTAATTTCCCCAGAATTACTTTGCGAATTATCGAATATGGGACATGGAGATGAACTTATCATTTCCGATGCTTTTTTCCCGGCTTATACAGTAAATAACAACGTCTTGCGTGCAGATGGCATTCCGGCAACGGAATTGCTTGAAGGCATTTTACACCTCATCAATGCAGATGAATGTGTCGAAGAACCATTTGTAATGATGGAAGCGACAAAAGGAGATTCATTTGATCCGAAAGTTGAAAAAGACTACCAAAAAATCATTGATACCCTTTCTCCACATATAAATAAAATAGGAAAGATTGGGCGCTTTGAATTTTATGACCGAGCAAAAAATGCATATCTTGTAGTGGTTTCAGGAGAGATGAGAAAATATGGAAATATTCTCATCAAGAAAGGTGTCACCCCCTGGAAATAA
- a CDS encoding YbaB/EbfC family nucleoid-associated protein: MATNPFDLFKNMQQLQDKMNLMRNELEKITATGSAGAGFVEITLNGKFEVVNITIDKSVIDPEDPITLQTLIASAFNTASSNIQATLQKKINGFGIWPQYSVKAARNRK, from the coding sequence ATGGCAACGAACCCCTTTGACCTGTTCAAGAATATGCAACAGCTACAGGACAAAATGAACCTAATGCGCAACGAACTAGAAAAAATAACAGCAACAGGAAGCGCAGGTGCAGGTTTCGTAGAAATAACCCTCAATGGAAAATTTGAAGTCGTCAACATCACCATCGACAAATCTGTTATAGATCCGGAAGATCCAATAACACTGCAGACACTCATCGCTTCTGCCTTTAACACGGCATCAAGCAACATACAGGCAACTCTGCAGAAAAAAATCAATGGATTTGGCATCTGGCCTCAATATTCAGTGAAAGCAGCAAGGAATAGAAAATGA
- the recR gene encoding recombination mediator RecR, with the protein MTVLEDLISNLARLPGIGPKSAARLAYYLIKTDKTFNQKLGEQIQQIQDKIFPCSICGSFTETDPCPICSDPTRDHETLCIVEQPQDVMTLQASGSYNGLFHVLGGAISPLDGIGPEKLSFGKLLSRLDNGNFKEVIIATNPTEEGDTTALYIRQILRDRPITLSRLASGLPIGGDLEYADKLTVARSLRGRVKF; encoded by the coding sequence ATGACTGTGTTGGAAGATTTGATATCCAATTTGGCAAGATTACCTGGCATAGGACCGAAATCAGCAGCTCGGCTTGCCTATTATCTGATAAAAACGGACAAAACATTCAATCAAAAGCTAGGTGAACAAATACAGCAGATACAGGATAAGATTTTCCCGTGCAGCATCTGTGGAAGTTTTACGGAAACAGACCCCTGTCCAATCTGCAGTGACCCGACAAGAGACCATGAAACTCTTTGTATCGTTGAACAACCACAGGATGTGATGACATTGCAGGCAAGCGGAAGCTATAACGGCCTTTTCCATGTATTGGGAGGAGCAATAAGTCCCTTGGATGGTATCGGCCCAGAGAAACTCAGCTTCGGCAAGCTCCTTTCACGGTTGGACAACGGCAATTTCAAAGAAGTCATCATTGCAACAAACCCCACGGAAGAAGGAGATACTACAGCCTTATATATTAGACAGATTCTAAGAGATCGCCCGATAACCCTTTCGAGATTGGCAAGCGGACTTCCAATCGGTGGTGACTTGGAATATGCAGACAAACTTACAGTGGCAAGATCCCTAAGAGGACGAGTTAAATTTTGA
- the djlA gene encoding co-chaperone DjlA, with the protein MAWLGKLIGGAVGFTLGGPLGMIAGIAFGNMFDHAGETSRISDGTPYFRQNGRMASNAEERNMTFFLATFSLLARLAQADGVVSEKERNAVNAFIDNDLKLDYAGKQAALRIFNTALTGGGTVDQFASQFYQNFANDQALLQLMVDILFRVGVADGRLDQAEEKIIRRVVSIFRFSDAYFDAMVRRYAGASVTESAYTVLGLTSQASDEEVKKAYRKMSIEYHPDTVQAKGLPDDFVAVATKKFREIQEAYETIKKERGIK; encoded by the coding sequence ATGGCGTGGCTTGGTAAGTTAATCGGTGGTGCCGTAGGTTTTACTCTAGGAGGACCTTTGGGCATGATTGCAGGCATTGCTTTCGGCAATATGTTTGATCATGCTGGTGAAACTTCCCGCATTTCAGATGGCACTCCTTATTTTCGGCAGAATGGCCGTATGGCCAGCAATGCCGAAGAAAGGAATATGACGTTTTTTTTGGCCACTTTTTCTCTTCTTGCCAGGCTTGCCCAAGCAGACGGTGTAGTTTCCGAAAAAGAAAGAAATGCCGTCAATGCTTTTATTGACAATGATTTGAAACTTGATTATGCAGGTAAGCAGGCAGCTTTGCGTATTTTCAATACAGCTTTGACTGGTGGAGGAACGGTAGACCAGTTTGCTTCTCAGTTTTACCAAAACTTTGCAAACGATCAAGCACTGTTGCAGCTGATGGTTGATATCCTGTTCAGGGTAGGTGTTGCAGACGGGAGGCTTGATCAGGCAGAAGAGAAGATAATCAGAAGGGTCGTAAGTATCTTTCGTTTTTCTGATGCATATTTTGATGCCATGGTACGCCGTTATGCCGGTGCATCTGTAACTGAAAGTGCTTATACCGTCCTGGGTTTGACTTCTCAGGCCTCAGATGAGGAAGTCAAGAAAGCATATCGGAAGATGAGTATAGAATATCACCCTGATACGGTACAAGCAAAAGGCCTTCCTGATGATTTCGTAGCAGTTGCAACAAAAAAGTTCAGAGAAATACAAGAAGCTTACGAAACAATCAAGAAAGAGCGAGGCATCAAATAA
- the nagA gene encoding N-acetylglucosamine-6-phosphate deacetylase: MKTVLTNGTVITGFATLKDCAVFIDDEGSIADIFNMRRFAEKNFGSDAIILDLQGSYVLPGLFDSHIHGIGGYGTEDNSPDSILGMSERLADFGVSSFLPTIYTDSLDKMIAGIKAIVSAMGHEQGAKIQGVNVEGPFISPLRIGAQNPEGVQPVNLEVFDKLIEAGQGHIICMTVAPELKHMRTLALEARKEGIVLLAGHTDATYENIIEGMQCGILHSTHFFNAMSRLHHRNPGTVGAIMIQTSMRCEIICDGVHVHPELVKLLLREKPIENIVMITDSLKPTKQRSGDLFANGVPAMLSQEGAFVSKDNPELLLGSALTLLQGIRNVKNWGISLENASLMASTNPARIYSIPKIGMILPGNKADLTILDQDLRLKGLFRDGKLIRDRFA; encoded by the coding sequence ATGAAAACAGTATTGACTAATGGAACAGTCATAACAGGTTTTGCTACACTCAAGGACTGTGCAGTATTCATCGATGATGAAGGGTCAATTGCAGACATCTTCAATATGAGAAGATTTGCAGAGAAAAATTTTGGTTCTGATGCCATTATTCTGGATCTTCAGGGAAGCTATGTACTTCCAGGACTTTTTGATTCCCATATACATGGCATCGGGGGATATGGCACGGAAGACAATTCACCAGATTCTATTCTTGGGATGAGTGAAAGACTTGCAGATTTTGGTGTTTCTTCCTTTCTTCCCACAATTTACACAGATTCCTTAGATAAAATGATTGCAGGCATAAAAGCTATTGTTTCTGCAATGGGACATGAACAAGGCGCAAAGATACAGGGTGTGAATGTAGAAGGTCCCTTCATATCACCACTTAGAATCGGTGCACAGAATCCGGAAGGAGTGCAACCTGTCAATCTGGAAGTATTTGACAAACTTATAGAAGCTGGACAGGGCCACATCATATGCATGACTGTTGCTCCTGAGCTCAAACACATGAGAACTCTTGCCTTGGAAGCCAGGAAAGAGGGCATAGTACTTCTGGCAGGACATACCGATGCAACATATGAAAACATTATAGAAGGTATGCAATGTGGAATTTTACATTCTACCCACTTCTTCAATGCAATGAGCCGGTTGCACCACAGAAACCCTGGTACGGTCGGTGCAATTATGATACAGACCAGTATGCGGTGTGAAATCATATGTGACGGAGTTCATGTCCATCCGGAGTTGGTAAAATTGCTGTTACGGGAAAAACCTATCGAGAATATTGTCATGATTACAGATTCACTGAAACCGACAAAACAAAGGTCAGGAGACCTTTTTGCAAATGGAGTTCCGGCAATGCTGAGTCAAGAAGGTGCTTTCGTAAGCAAAGACAACCCAGAACTTCTGCTAGGTAGTGCATTGACACTATTACAGGGAATCCGAAATGTTAAGAATTGGGGTATTTCCTTGGAAAATGCATCTTTGATGGCCTCGACAAATCCTGCTAGGATATATTCCATTCCTAAAATAGGTATGATTCTGCCCGGCAACAAAGCAGATCTTACCATCTTAGACCAAGATTTACGCCTTAAAGGTCTATTCAGAGATGGAAAATTAATAAGAGACAGATTTGCATAA